The following are from one region of the Luteimonas sp. MC1572 genome:
- the folE gene encoding GTP cyclohydrolase I FolE, whose amino-acid sequence MADPSKPTREQAEDAVRTLLRWSGDNPAREGLLDTPRRVVDAYGDWFSGYADDPREYLERTFEEVAGYDEMIVLRDIEFESHCEHHMAPIIGRAHVGYLPDGKVVGISKLARVVDTFARRFQVQEKMTAEIAAVIHDVLQPRGVGVVVEATHECMTTRGIHKRGVSMVTSTMLGGFRDDARTRAEFLRFVGDMRR is encoded by the coding sequence GTGGCAGACCCCAGCAAGCCCACCCGAGAACAGGCCGAAGACGCCGTGCGCACGCTGTTGCGCTGGTCCGGCGACAACCCGGCGCGCGAAGGCCTGCTGGACACCCCGCGCCGCGTGGTGGATGCCTATGGCGACTGGTTCAGCGGCTACGCCGACGATCCGCGCGAGTACCTGGAGCGCACCTTCGAGGAGGTCGCCGGCTACGACGAGATGATCGTGCTGCGCGACATCGAGTTCGAAAGCCATTGCGAGCACCACATGGCACCGATCATCGGCCGCGCGCACGTGGGCTACCTGCCCGACGGCAAGGTGGTCGGCATCAGCAAGCTGGCGCGCGTGGTGGACACGTTCGCGCGCCGCTTCCAGGTGCAGGAAAAGATGACCGCGGAGATCGCCGCGGTGATCCACGACGTGCTGCAGCCGCGCGGCGTGGGCGTGGTGGTGGAAGCCACCCACGAGTGCATGACCACGCGCGGCATCCACAAGCGCGGCGTGAGCATGGTCACCTCGACCATGCTGGGCGGCTTCCGCGACGATGCGCGCACGCGCGCTGAATTCCTGCGTTTCGTGGGCGACATGCGCCGCTGA
- a CDS encoding DNA topoisomerase IB: MPAARDAADNPDAGAAKAAGLVHVSDAEPGIARRRAGRGFSYRDAAGRTVRDADTLARIRALAIPPAYVDVWICASPRGHLQATGRDARGRKQYRYHLRWSEVRGDGKFERVVAFGEALPRLRRRLRTDLGLPGYPRDKVLAIVVALMADTLVRVGNDAYARSNRSYGLTTLRNRHVAFLAGGRARLRFRGKGGQDHDIELDDRRLARLVRGVQQLPGQQLFQYRDDDGAPQPVTSDLVNDYLRTAMGDDFTAKDFRTWGGTLHATRLFAATPPPEGRGAKPPAERALAAAESGVLAEVAGLLGNTVSVCRKAYVDPTVLAAWRDGRLARLVRDARGARQWEQATLRLLKSARGRKAKKSRP, encoded by the coding sequence ATGCCTGCAGCCCGCGACGCCGCCGACAATCCCGATGCGGGCGCCGCCAAGGCCGCCGGACTGGTTCACGTCAGCGACGCCGAACCCGGCATCGCGCGCCGCCGCGCCGGACGCGGCTTCAGCTACCGCGATGCCGCCGGCCGCACCGTGCGCGATGCCGACACGCTGGCGCGGATCCGCGCGCTGGCGATTCCGCCGGCCTATGTCGATGTCTGGATCTGCGCCTCGCCGCGCGGCCACCTGCAGGCGACCGGGCGCGACGCGCGCGGCCGCAAGCAGTACCGCTACCACCTGCGCTGGAGCGAGGTGCGCGGCGACGGCAAGTTCGAGCGCGTGGTGGCGTTCGGCGAGGCGCTGCCGCGGCTGCGGCGCCGGCTGCGCACCGACCTGGGCCTGCCCGGATATCCGCGCGACAAGGTGCTGGCGATCGTGGTCGCGCTGATGGCCGACACCCTGGTGCGCGTGGGCAACGACGCCTACGCGCGCAGCAACCGCTCCTATGGCCTGACCACCCTGCGCAACAGGCATGTCGCGTTCCTCGCCGGCGGCCGCGCACGGCTGCGCTTCCGCGGCAAGGGCGGCCAGGACCACGACATCGAACTTGACGACCGCCGCCTGGCCAGACTGGTGCGCGGCGTGCAGCAGCTGCCGGGGCAGCAGCTGTTCCAGTACCGCGATGACGACGGCGCGCCGCAGCCGGTGACCTCCGACCTGGTCAACGACTACCTGCGCACCGCGATGGGCGACGACTTCACCGCCAAGGACTTCCGCACCTGGGGTGGCACCTTGCACGCCACGCGGCTGTTCGCCGCCACGCCGCCGCCCGAAGGGCGCGGCGCAAAGCCGCCGGCCGAGCGCGCGCTGGCGGCGGCCGAAAGCGGGGTGCTGGCCGAAGTGGCCGGGCTGCTCGGGAATACGGTGTCGGTATGCCGCAAGGCCTACGTGGATCCGACGGTGCTGGCCGCCTGGCGCGACGGCCGCCTGGCGCGCCTGGTGCGCGACGCGCGCGGCGCACGCCAGTGGGAGCAGGCGACGCTGCGCCTGCTGAAGTCGGCGCGCGGACGCAAGGCAAAAAAATCCCGCCCTTGA
- a CDS encoding barstar family protein, translating into MTDVELGALLADASQAGSYFVDARDRAALVEAATALDFAVVAINLENAEDKPALLEAMADGLLFPEWFGGNWDALADCLGDLSWLPARHGMLLLLDHSGDLRDGAPGDFATLLDILDEAAKQHAAAGVPFWALLPVVSTPS; encoded by the coding sequence ATGACCGACGTCGAGCTCGGTGCCCTGCTCGCCGATGCCAGCCAGGCCGGCAGCTACTTCGTCGATGCCCGCGACCGCGCGGCGCTGGTCGAGGCCGCGACCGCGCTCGACTTCGCCGTGGTCGCGATCAACCTCGAAAACGCCGAGGACAAGCCCGCGCTGCTCGAGGCGATGGCCGACGGCCTGCTGTTTCCGGAGTGGTTCGGCGGAAACTGGGACGCGCTGGCCGACTGCCTGGGCGACCTGTCCTGGCTGCCAGCGCGGCACGGCATGCTGCTGCTGCTCGACCACAGCGGCGACCTTCGCGACGGCGCGCCCGGCGACTTCGCCACGCTGCTCGACATCCTCGACGAGGCGGCGAAGCAGCATGCCGCCGCAGGCGTCCCGTTCTGGGCACTGCTGCCGGTCGTCTCCACACCGTCTTAG
- a CDS encoding ribonuclease domain-containing protein, with protein MAVNRNAGRHRRSTWVWLAAALCLVALWQVVDHGGREVAVDGIGNMATGARDAPARAPAHAFLPPEAFDTLALIDRGGPFPHRQDGGVFQNRERLLPQQPRGHYREYTVATPGARDRGARRIVTGGDPPREWYYTADHYGSFRAFQRTGDTP; from the coding sequence ATGGCTGTCAACCGCAATGCGGGCCGACACCGACGCAGTACCTGGGTGTGGCTTGCTGCAGCCCTGTGCCTGGTGGCGTTGTGGCAGGTGGTGGACCACGGTGGTCGCGAGGTCGCCGTCGACGGCATCGGCAACATGGCCACCGGCGCGCGCGACGCGCCGGCGCGCGCACCGGCGCATGCCTTCCTCCCGCCCGAAGCCTTCGACACGCTCGCCCTGATCGACCGCGGTGGACCGTTCCCGCATCGCCAGGACGGCGGCGTGTTCCAGAACCGCGAGCGTCTGCTGCCGCAGCAGCCACGCGGCCATTACCGCGAATACACCGTGGCCACCCCCGGCGCCCGCGACCGCGGCGCGCGGCGCATCGTCACAGGTGGCGACCCGCCGCGCGAGTGGTACTACACCGCCGACCACTACGGCAGCTTCCGCGCCTTCCAGCGCACCGGGGATACGCCATGA
- a CDS encoding MgtC/SapB family protein: MDAWASDELWILVRVAAAMALGGVLGIEREMGRHAAGLRTHMMIAGAAALIVGLGDVVAEHFAQEHYRDLLRIDPGRLIESVVAAVGFVGAGAILRARGADQVHGLTTASSLLMAAAIGIAAGLGHYILALGASLLCVVVLALFRRVETRIGTASNEPPR; the protein is encoded by the coding sequence ATGGACGCCTGGGCAAGCGATGAACTGTGGATCCTGGTGCGCGTGGCCGCGGCCATGGCGCTGGGCGGCGTGCTCGGCATCGAACGCGAGATGGGCCGCCATGCGGCGGGCCTGCGCACGCACATGATGATCGCCGGCGCCGCCGCGCTGATCGTCGGGCTGGGCGACGTGGTGGCCGAACACTTCGCGCAGGAGCACTACCGCGACCTGCTGCGCATCGATCCGGGACGGCTGATCGAGTCGGTGGTGGCGGCGGTGGGCTTCGTCGGCGCCGGTGCGATCCTGCGCGCGCGCGGCGCCGACCAGGTGCACGGGCTCACCACCGCGAGCTCGCTGCTGATGGCCGCGGCCATCGGCATCGCCGCCGGTCTCGGCCATTACATCCTCGCGCTGGGCGCGTCGCTGCTGTGCGTGGTGGTGCTGGCGCTGTTCCGACGGGTGGAGACGCGCATCGGCACCGCCAGCAACGAACCGCCGCGCTGA
- a CDS encoding lytic murein transglycosylase — MVVPQPVSTSPPAPAAAQPAASETDLAHFRSCMAGLRASAAGKGVDAAAFDRLTAGLSPDMGVLPLLDQQPEFTTPIWDYLAALVDTQRVADGRAMLAEHAATLARAQATHGVDPATVVAVWGVESDYGKSFGKRPLLVSLGTLSCFGRRQAFFQGEFIATLQLLAAGDLRDPGITGSWAGAFGHTQFMPTTYQRIAVDFDGDGRRDLVGSIPDALGSTANYLKRAGWRSGEPWGYEVALPQGFNAALAGRTNRKPLSEWQALGIRRIDGRAIDGVPADARAAVLLPAGTSGPAFVVFKNFDAIYSYNAAESYALAIAHLADRLRGGGVFATAWPTDDPGIGRAERRELQQQLLARGHAIGEADGMVGTLTRRAIAAEQARLGFTPVDGRPGLRILVALRAEKTPPTP; from the coding sequence ATGGTCGTGCCCCAGCCCGTATCGACGTCGCCACCGGCGCCCGCTGCCGCGCAACCTGCCGCCAGCGAAACCGACCTCGCACATTTCCGCAGCTGCATGGCCGGCCTGCGTGCCAGCGCCGCGGGCAAGGGCGTGGACGCCGCCGCCTTCGACCGCCTCACCGCGGGACTTTCGCCGGACATGGGCGTGCTGCCGCTGCTCGACCAGCAGCCGGAGTTCACCACGCCGATCTGGGACTACCTGGCCGCGCTGGTCGACACGCAGCGCGTGGCTGATGGCCGGGCGATGCTCGCCGAACACGCCGCCACGCTGGCCCGCGCGCAGGCGACACATGGCGTGGACCCCGCCACGGTGGTCGCGGTGTGGGGCGTGGAGAGCGATTACGGCAAGAGCTTCGGCAAGCGTCCGCTGCTGGTGTCGCTTGGCACGCTGTCGTGCTTCGGGCGCCGGCAGGCGTTTTTCCAGGGCGAGTTCATCGCCACGCTGCAGCTGCTGGCCGCGGGCGACCTGCGGGACCCCGGCATCACCGGCTCCTGGGCGGGCGCGTTCGGGCACACGCAGTTCATGCCCACGACCTACCAGCGCATCGCGGTGGATTTCGACGGCGACGGACGCCGCGACCTGGTTGGCAGCATTCCGGACGCGCTGGGTTCCACGGCGAACTACCTCAAGCGCGCCGGCTGGCGCAGTGGCGAGCCCTGGGGCTACGAGGTGGCGCTGCCGCAAGGCTTCAATGCCGCGCTCGCCGGTCGGACAAACCGCAAGCCGCTGTCGGAGTGGCAGGCGTTGGGCATCAGGCGAATCGACGGCCGCGCCATCGACGGCGTGCCCGCGGACGCGCGCGCCGCAGTGCTGCTGCCGGCCGGTACCAGCGGGCCGGCGTTCGTGGTGTTCAAGAACTTCGACGCGATCTATTCGTACAACGCGGCGGAGAGCTACGCGCTGGCCATCGCGCACCTCGCCGACCGCCTGCGCGGCGGCGGCGTGTTCGCCACGGCCTGGCCGACGGATGACCCGGGCATCGGACGCGCCGAGCGCCGCGAACTGCAGCAGCAGCTGCTCGCGCGCGGGCATGCGATCGGCGAGGCGGACGGCATGGTCGGCACGCTGACGCGGCGCGCGATTGCCGCCGAGCAGGCGCGGCTGGGCTTCACGCCGGTCGACGGACGCCCGGGGCTGCGCATCCTGGTGGCGTTGCGCGCGGAGAAGACGCCGCCGACGCCCTGA
- a CDS encoding helix-turn-helix transcriptional regulator, producing the protein MAGTPLENDIRRLRLAHGEMTQQQLADACQVTRQTILALEAGRYAPSLELAFRIARAFGVGVEDVFRWKQP; encoded by the coding sequence ATGGCCGGGACACCGCTAGAAAACGACATCCGCCGCCTGCGCCTGGCGCATGGCGAGATGACCCAGCAGCAGCTGGCCGATGCCTGCCAGGTCACGCGGCAGACGATCCTCGCGCTGGAAGCGGGTCGCTACGCGCCGTCGCTGGAGCTCGCGTTCCGCATCGCGCGCGCGTTCGGCGTGGGCGTGGAGGACGTGTTCCGCTGGAAGCAACCGTGA
- a CDS encoding M28 family metallopeptidase — protein sequence MARVAGLLVVALALAACAVPEPRDAAADAADARAAGAPVAAVSSDNLAAHLRALASDEFEGRAPNTPGEDRTVAWISAEFEKAGLVPAGDNGGWTQAVTLERSEIDGPVSASFNVAGRTRALANGDDIAVETLHPAGSVAMREVPLVFAGYGITAPELGWDDYAGMDVRGKIVVVLVNDPDFETAPGKFGGRAMTWYGRWAYKYIEAARRGAAGVLIVHETAPAAYPWTTVRNGRAAPQFDIVRSDAATYHLPVRGWIQREVATRLFADAGLDFDTEKHRAQQPGFRAQPLGDAKLSVAFNVKRDRITSRNVLGLLPGATRPDETVIVSGHWDSFGIGAPDESGDAIINGAVDNATAIASMIEIARVMKAGPPPARSVLFVALTAEESGLLGATWYAANPARPLATTAAAINMEMWSPDGPTRDISSWGLGKVSLERDLQAAAQVEGRMYSSDPNLEAGFFYRADHFAFAQAGVPAITVGPGMDQLDGGVEGGKAARADYFAKRYHQPGDDFDASWDMRGPTADTEVVLRLVRTVADTSAWPAWDDGSEFREARERSASQRAAPSPRR from the coding sequence ATGGCGCGTGTAGCTGGTCTCCTGGTGGTCGCACTTGCGCTTGCCGCGTGCGCCGTCCCCGAGCCTCGCGACGCGGCGGCAGACGCTGCGGACGCGCGCGCTGCAGGCGCGCCGGTCGCCGCGGTCAGCAGCGACAACCTGGCCGCGCACCTGCGCGCGCTGGCGTCCGATGAGTTCGAAGGCCGTGCGCCGAATACCCCGGGCGAGGACAGGACCGTCGCCTGGATCAGCGCCGAGTTCGAAAAGGCCGGGCTTGTACCGGCGGGCGACAACGGCGGCTGGACGCAGGCGGTGACGCTGGAGCGCAGCGAGATCGATGGCCCGGTCAGCGCCTCGTTCAACGTCGCCGGCCGCACCCGCGCGCTGGCCAACGGTGACGACATCGCGGTGGAAACCCTGCACCCCGCCGGCAGCGTGGCCATGCGCGAGGTGCCGCTGGTGTTCGCCGGCTACGGCATCACCGCGCCGGAGCTCGGCTGGGACGATTACGCCGGCATGGATGTGCGCGGCAAGATCGTGGTGGTGCTGGTCAACGATCCGGATTTCGAGACCGCGCCGGGCAAGTTCGGCGGGCGCGCCATGACCTGGTACGGCCGTTGGGCCTACAAGTACATCGAAGCCGCAAGGCGCGGCGCCGCGGGCGTGCTGATCGTGCACGAGACCGCGCCGGCCGCGTATCCGTGGACCACCGTGCGCAACGGCCGCGCCGCGCCGCAGTTCGACATCGTGCGCAGCGATGCGGCCACGTACCACCTGCCGGTGCGCGGCTGGATCCAGCGCGAGGTCGCGACGCGCCTGTTCGCGGATGCGGGGCTCGATTTCGACACAGAGAAGCACCGTGCGCAGCAGCCCGGCTTCCGCGCGCAGCCGCTTGGCGACGCGAAACTCTCGGTCGCGTTCAACGTGAAGCGGGACCGCATCACCAGCCGCAACGTGCTCGGCCTGCTGCCCGGCGCCACGCGGCCGGACGAGACCGTCATCGTCTCCGGGCACTGGGACAGCTTCGGCATCGGTGCGCCGGACGAGAGCGGCGACGCGATCATCAACGGCGCCGTCGACAACGCCACCGCCATCGCCTCGATGATCGAGATCGCGCGTGTCATGAAAGCCGGCCCGCCGCCGGCGCGCAGCGTGCTGTTCGTCGCGCTGACCGCGGAGGAGAGCGGGCTGCTCGGCGCCACCTGGTACGCGGCCAACCCGGCGCGGCCACTGGCGACCACTGCCGCCGCGATCAACATGGAGATGTGGAGCCCGGACGGACCGACGCGCGACATCTCGAGCTGGGGGCTGGGCAAGGTATCGCTGGAGCGCGACCTGCAGGCGGCCGCGCAGGTCGAAGGGCGCATGTACTCTTCGGATCCGAATCTCGAAGCCGGCTTCTTCTACCGCGCCGACCATTTCGCGTTCGCGCAGGCCGGCGTGCCCGCGATCACCGTGGGCCCTGGCATGGACCAGCTCGACGGCGGCGTGGAAGGCGGCAAGGCGGCGCGCGCGGACTACTTCGCCAAGCGCTACCACCAGCCCGGCGACGACTTCGACGCCAGCTGGGACATGCGCGGGCCGACCGCGGATACCGAAGTCGTGCTGCGACTGGTGCGCACGGTGGCGGATACCAGCGCGTGGCCCGCGTGGGACGACGGCAGCGAGTTCCGCGAGGCGCGCGAGCGGAGCGCATCGCAACGTGCGGCGCCATCTCCGCGCAGGTGA
- a CDS encoding Hsp70 family protein: protein MRIGIDFGTSYSAAGAVVDGEVQLIRFGDQAQFRTTAFFPQRLPDIHHFELTDALQDEVTRWMTSARADQTREIARLERLRQSAMALPVHQRDAALAQVPTMRRRGDDELRRAAIAAVRRDWVAGEVRQAMDARADLDDALYGDEAVDAFLAAGEGHLVVSPKSMLGYKLESHARDVLLGIATHVLRHIRTTASAQLGTDVHSAVMGRPVRFRSSMEEAGGVQALEILTDAAHAAGFEAVEFLEEPAAAAYDFHRRSARACRTMILDIGGGTTDMALALVGGDAPAPVIHGAWGEPVGGTDVDLELSMRGVMPLFGKNVTRTAVHRYYEASHVQDLQRQANFHKAIFDEVEAPYGARLMALQQAGNTVRLNRAVERAKIELSGVEQVTVDLDYIEAGLACDIDRTHLAAAAERPFLAQLRALLREASAGAIEAPEVVYLTGGMSRSPYVPALVGEVFPGVEIVRGDASLGVVTGLARAAAAAAD from the coding sequence ATGCGGATCGGAATCGATTTCGGCACGAGCTATTCGGCCGCGGGGGCCGTCGTCGACGGCGAGGTGCAGCTGATCCGCTTCGGCGACCAGGCGCAGTTCCGCACCACGGCGTTCTTTCCGCAGCGGCTGCCGGACATCCACCACTTCGAGCTGACCGACGCGCTGCAGGACGAGGTGACGCGCTGGATGACCAGCGCGCGCGCCGACCAGACGCGCGAGATCGCGCGCCTCGAGCGCCTGCGGCAGTCGGCCATGGCGCTGCCTGTGCACCAGCGCGACGCCGCGCTGGCCCAGGTCCCGACCATGCGCCGGCGCGGCGACGATGAACTCCGCCGCGCGGCGATCGCCGCCGTGCGCCGCGACTGGGTGGCCGGCGAGGTCCGCCAGGCCATGGACGCCAGGGCCGACCTGGATGACGCGCTGTACGGCGACGAGGCCGTGGATGCGTTCCTCGCGGCCGGCGAAGGCCACCTGGTGGTCTCGCCGAAATCGATGCTCGGCTACAAGCTCGAGTCGCATGCGCGCGACGTGCTGCTGGGCATCGCCACGCACGTGCTGCGCCACATCCGCACCACGGCCTCGGCGCAGCTGGGCACGGACGTGCACTCGGCGGTAATGGGCCGCCCGGTGCGCTTCCGCAGTTCCATGGAGGAAGCCGGCGGCGTGCAGGCGCTGGAGATCCTCACCGATGCCGCGCACGCGGCCGGATTCGAAGCGGTCGAGTTCCTGGAGGAACCGGCCGCGGCCGCCTACGACTTCCACCGCCGCAGCGCGCGCGCCTGCCGCACCATGATCCTCGACATCGGCGGCGGCACGACCGACATGGCGCTGGCGCTGGTGGGCGGCGATGCGCCGGCGCCGGTGATCCACGGCGCGTGGGGCGAGCCGGTCGGCGGCACCGACGTGGACCTCGAGCTGAGCATGCGCGGCGTCATGCCGCTGTTCGGCAAGAACGTCACCCGCACGGCCGTGCACCGCTACTACGAGGCATCCCACGTGCAGGACCTGCAGCGGCAGGCCAACTTCCACAAGGCGATCTTCGACGAGGTGGAGGCGCCCTATGGCGCGCGCCTGATGGCGTTGCAGCAGGCCGGCAACACCGTGCGCCTGAACCGCGCGGTGGAGCGGGCGAAGATCGAACTGAGCGGCGTTGAGCAGGTGACGGTGGACCTGGACTACATCGAGGCGGGGCTGGCCTGCGACATCGACCGCACGCACCTCGCGGCCGCCGCCGAACGGCCGTTCCTTGCGCAACTGCGCGCGCTGCTGCGCGAGGCCAGCGCCGGCGCGATCGAGGCGCCCGAGGTGGTCTACCTCACCGGCGGCATGTCGCGTTCGCCGTACGTGCCGGCGCTGGTGGGCGAGGTATTCCCGGGCGTGGAGATCGTGCGCGGTGACGCGTCGCTCGGCGTGGTGACCGGCCTCGCGCGCGCGGCTGCCGCCGCCGCCGACTGA